GCTCGGGCTCCGTCCCGCGGACCGCGACGCTCCGCAGGACCGAGCGCTCGCGCCCGGTCAGCTCCACCGGTTCGCGGCACAGCGCACCTTCGGCCATGCGGCCAGCGTAAACGGCCGCCGCCGATTCCGCGCGCAGGGCCCGGCCGCGAGCGCGTCGCGCGGGCCGGGCCCCGGTCCTTCGCAGGTCAGCGCACCCGCTCCAGGAGCGCGAACAGGTTCTCCCAATGCCGCTTCTCGCCCTCGGCGTGATAGGCGGCCGTGTCCGACATCGTGAACCCGTGCGACGCGCCCTCGTACACCTCCGACCGGTAGGTCACCCCGGCCTCGTCGAGCGCGTGCTCGAGCGTCTTGATCTGCTCGGCGGTGATCGACGGGTCCTGGTCGGCGTGCCCGAAGTACACCTCGCCGGCGATCGAGCCGACCCGCAGGTGCGGGCTGTCCGGCTGGTCGGTGACGAGGCGTCCGCCGTGGAACGACGCGATCGCCTTGACCCGGTCCGGGAGCGCCTCGATCACGCGCAGCGCGTTCGTGCCGCCCATGCAGTAGCCGGTGATCACGACCGGGCCCTCGGCGACGCCGTCCTGCGCGGCGAACCAGTCGAGGTACTTCTCCGCGTCCCGGGTGATCGCTTCGGTGTCGAGGGCCTCGATCAGCGGCATCAGCTTGCCGAAGACCTCGCCGCGCCGCTCCGGGTCTTCCAGCGCGGCGAAGTCCGCCAGCGGCGTCCG
The nucleotide sequence above comes from Amycolatopsis sp. AA4. Encoded proteins:
- a CDS encoding dienelactone hydrolase family protein → MRKEKPDVPAADGTADAYLAVPDGGPHPGVLLFPDAFGLRPRIEEMADRIAEAGYAVLAPNLLYRGGRTPLADFAALEDPERRGEVFGKLMPLIEALDTEAITRDAEKYLDWFAAQDGVAEGPVVITGYCMGGTNALRVIEALPDRVKAIASFHGGRLVTDQPDSPHLRVGSIAGEVYFGHADQDPSITAEQIKTLEHALDEAGVTYRSEVYEGASHGFTMSDTAAYHAEGEKRHWENLFALLERVR